A window of Tautonia plasticadhaerens contains these coding sequences:
- a CDS encoding class I SAM-dependent methyltransferase, which produces MAQDFTDAATARAWDADPAARNPARTEQLDLLLTIIEQEHRPGTAILDIGMGSGRVEESLFGRLPEVHVVGIDHSEAMLGLAAGRLAPWRGRYQAIRHDLTDLGSLELPSGPYPIVFSVQTLHNLADRHKVGVVARVFDALMPGGLFLLLDRIAVEPPGLFPSYRALWERLGRVHGTALAEGRTYAEHLDVLADQGDRPADLEGHLAWFRGAGFEAACLHLHANRALIVGRKSGG; this is translated from the coding sequence ATGGCCCAGGACTTCACCGATGCGGCGACGGCGCGGGCCTGGGACGCCGACCCGGCGGCCCGGAACCCGGCCCGCACCGAGCAACTCGACCTCCTGCTGACGATCATCGAGCAGGAGCACCGACCCGGCACGGCCATCCTCGACATCGGCATGGGCTCCGGGCGGGTCGAGGAGTCACTCTTCGGGCGCCTCCCCGAGGTCCACGTCGTCGGCATCGACCACTCCGAGGCGATGCTGGGCCTGGCCGCCGGGCGGCTGGCCCCCTGGCGGGGCCGCTACCAGGCCATCCGCCACGACCTGACCGACCTCGGCTCGCTGGAGTTGCCATCGGGGCCATACCCGATCGTCTTCAGCGTCCAGACGCTCCACAACCTCGCCGACCGGCACAAGGTCGGGGTCGTCGCCCGGGTCTTCGATGCCCTCATGCCGGGCGGGCTGTTCCTGCTGCTGGATCGCATCGCCGTCGAGCCACCGGGGCTGTTCCCCAGCTACCGGGCCCTTTGGGAGCGGCTGGGCCGGGTCCATGGGACCGCCCTGGCCGAGGGTCGGACCTATGCCGAGCACCTCGATGTCCTGGCCGATCAGGGCGACCGGCCCGCCGACCTGGAGGGTCACCTCGCCTGGTTCCGGGGTGCCGGCTTCGAGGCGGCCTGCCTGCACCTTCACGCCAACCGGGCGCTGATCGTGGGGCGGAAGTCCGGCGGCTGA
- a CDS encoding RNA recognition motif domain-containing protein, translated as MKKLYVGNLPFQATGPDLEELFAGFGEVASAQVVEDRETGRSRGFGFVEMDDAHAAQAAIDTLHDHEYGGRRLTVNEAKPREARAGVGGGYGGGRGYGGGYVRTY; from the coding sequence TTGAAGAAGCTGTACGTCGGGAACCTGCCGTTCCAGGCCACCGGTCCCGACCTCGAAGAGTTGTTCGCCGGGTTCGGCGAAGTCGCCAGCGCCCAGGTCGTCGAGGACCGGGAGACCGGCCGCAGCCGGGGCTTCGGCTTCGTCGAGATGGACGACGCCCATGCCGCCCAGGCGGCCATCGACACCTTGCACGACCACGAGTACGGGGGCCGTCGGCTGACGGTCAACGAGGCCAAGCCCCGTGAGGCCCGTGCCGGCGTCGGCGGCGGCTACGGCGGCGGTCGTGGCTACGGCGGCGGATACGTTCGGACCTACTGA
- a CDS encoding non-reducing end alpha-L-arabinofuranosidase family hydrolase — translation MPQRIKLPHFIVAALAHIPALAFSAQADDPPHLPRGYSIPLIDLADQEHRQVVVDREEGQYLGHPTTVLLEDGRTILAVYPKGHGRGAIVMKRSTDGGLSWSDRLPTPENWASSKETPTIHRVVDPQGTKRLILFSGLYHIRMSVSENDGETWTPLEPIGDFGGIVAMASVERLRDGSYMALFHDDGRFLRDEGEVTMFRVYKTISKDGGLTWGQPEVIAEHPEAHLCEPGLIRSPDGEQIAVLLRENSRRFSSFVIFSDDEGQTWTEPRELPGAMTGDRHVGRYGPDGRLFISFRDTTHESPTKGDWVGWVGSYDDIVQGREGQYRVRLMDNTKGTDCAYPGVEVLPDGTFVATTYGHWDEGEVPYIVSVRFTLAELDDLAQHLSGVDTKESNARRSQDIEALLSGQFRWAVTAPIVAPAERPDDPCHAIEDPTVVHHDGRWHLFCTIRSRHRTHQIEYLSFTDWEDADRAERHVLTLTDGYFCAPQVFYFAPHRRWYLIYQVAEPSRKPALQPAFSTTEDIADPGSWSEPTLVFEEHPENVNAWIDFWVICDEAKAHLFFTSLDGRMWRSATTLGDFPGGRDRPRVVLEADIFEASHTYRLKGLDRYLTVAEAQGDGGRRYYKAYLADRLDGGWEPLAATPERPFAGPVNVRFEGEPWTDSFSHGELLRAGVDERLEVDPSGLRFLFQGVADEDRRGKPYGEIPWRLGLLEAVPGP, via the coding sequence ATGCCCCAGCGGATCAAGCTCCCTCATTTCATCGTCGCCGCCCTGGCCCACATTCCGGCCCTCGCATTCTCGGCCCAAGCTGACGACCCGCCGCACCTCCCGCGCGGCTACTCCATCCCGCTGATCGACCTGGCCGACCAGGAGCATCGCCAGGTGGTCGTGGACCGGGAGGAGGGCCAATACCTCGGCCACCCGACCACCGTCCTGCTCGAAGACGGCCGGACCATCCTCGCCGTCTACCCCAAAGGGCACGGCCGAGGAGCCATCGTGATGAAGCGGAGCACCGACGGCGGGCTCTCCTGGTCCGACCGCCTGCCCACGCCGGAGAACTGGGCCTCCTCCAAGGAGACGCCCACGATCCACCGGGTCGTCGATCCGCAGGGCACGAAGCGGCTGATCCTGTTCTCGGGCCTGTACCACATCCGCATGTCGGTCTCCGAGAATGACGGGGAGACCTGGACGCCGCTGGAGCCGATCGGCGACTTCGGCGGCATCGTCGCCATGGCCAGCGTCGAGCGGCTCAGGGACGGCTCCTACATGGCCCTGTTCCACGACGACGGGCGGTTCCTGCGGGACGAGGGCGAGGTGACCATGTTCCGGGTCTACAAGACGATCTCGAAGGACGGCGGCCTGACCTGGGGCCAGCCGGAGGTCATCGCCGAGCACCCGGAGGCCCACCTCTGCGAACCGGGCCTGATCCGCTCCCCCGACGGCGAGCAGATCGCCGTGCTGCTGCGGGAGAACAGCCGCCGGTTCAGCTCCTTCGTCATCTTCTCCGACGACGAGGGCCAGACCTGGACCGAGCCCAGGGAGTTGCCCGGGGCGATGACCGGCGACCGGCACGTCGGCAGATACGGGCCGGACGGCCGGCTGTTCATCTCCTTCCGGGACACGACGCACGAGAGTCCCACCAAGGGGGATTGGGTCGGCTGGGTCGGCTCCTACGACGACATCGTGCAAGGACGGGAGGGCCAATACCGGGTGCGGCTGATGGACAACACCAAGGGGACCGACTGCGCCTACCCCGGCGTGGAAGTCCTTCCCGACGGCACCTTCGTCGCCACGACCTACGGCCACTGGGACGAGGGCGAGGTGCCCTACATCGTCAGCGTCCGGTTCACCCTGGCCGAACTCGACGACTTGGCCCAACACCTATCAGGCGTTGACACCAAGGAAAGCAATGCCCGGCGATCACAGGACATCGAGGCGTTGCTCTCGGGTCAGTTCCGCTGGGCCGTTACCGCCCCGATCGTGGCCCCCGCCGAGAGGCCCGACGATCCTTGCCACGCCATCGAGGACCCGACCGTGGTCCATCACGACGGCCGCTGGCACCTCTTCTGCACCATCCGCAGCCGCCATCGCACCCACCAGATCGAATACCTCTCGTTCACCGACTGGGAGGACGCCGACCGGGCCGAGCGGCATGTCCTGACGCTCACCGACGGCTACTTCTGCGCCCCGCAGGTCTTCTACTTCGCCCCGCACCGCAGGTGGTACCTGATCTATCAGGTCGCCGAGCCGTCCCGGAAGCCGGCCTTGCAGCCGGCCTTCTCCACCACCGAGGACATCGCCGACCCCGGCTCCTGGAGTGAGCCGACATTGGTGTTCGAGGAGCATCCGGAGAACGTCAACGCCTGGATCGACTTCTGGGTCATCTGCGACGAGGCCAAGGCCCACCTGTTCTTCACGTCGCTGGACGGGCGGATGTGGCGGTCGGCGACGACGCTGGGCGACTTCCCCGGCGGCCGGGATCGGCCCCGGGTTGTCCTCGAAGCCGACATCTTCGAGGCCAGCCATACCTACCGGCTCAAGGGGCTCGACCGCTACCTGACGGTGGCCGAGGCCCAGGGCGACGGCGGGCGGCGATACTACAAGGCATACCTGGCCGATCGGCTGGACGGCGGCTGGGAACCGTTGGCGGCGACCCCGGAGCGCCCGTTCGCCGGGCCGGTCAACGTCCGGTTCGAGGGCGAGCCCTGGACCGACTCGTTCAGCCACGGGGAACTGCTGCGGGCCGGCGTCGATGAGCGCCTGGAGGTGGACCCATCTGGCCTGCGGTTCCTCTTCCAGGGGGTCGCCGACGAGGATCGGCGGGGTAAGCCCTACGGCGAAATCCCCTGGCGGCTGGGCCTGCTGGAGGCGGTGCCGGGGCCGTGA
- a CDS encoding nucleoside hydrolase-like domain-containing protein yields the protein MDHLLRLLPLLACLTGQASAADPPDRPRLVVLTDIGSLTAGVAEPDDGQSVIRLMFYTNDFDIEGLIASSNLGHGQRVRPDLIRRVVDAYGEALPNLLLHDDRYPPASDLAGIIKAGRPIAGPNVPVEQSVGEGKDTEGSDWIIEVVDRDDPRPLWVLIWGGSADLAQALWRVRADRSPEDLDRFLARLRVHSIGDQDATGPWIRDEFPGLYTIIQRRAYRGMYRGGDPELVSSDWVREHIHGHGPLGDLYPDYDGGDIWSRTLGRVRGIKEGDTPSFLSLIPNGLGDTEDPWLGSWGGRFEGEGHRLADVADADLDTSGDPDPRMSSVYRWRPAFQADFRARLDWCAEPYEQANHPPVVRIAGERDRSVSPGGVITLDAGASSDPDGDELSFAWSVYPQPADAEAIPIEDLGSGLARLTINPDASARTIPVLLTVTDDGDPPLTRYGRVLVRVDEGGDSRPR from the coding sequence ATGGACCATCTCCTCCGGCTCCTGCCGCTGCTGGCATGCCTCACGGGCCAGGCTTCGGCGGCCGACCCGCCCGATCGGCCCCGGCTGGTCGTCCTGACGGACATCGGCAGCCTGACCGCCGGGGTCGCCGAGCCGGACGACGGCCAGTCGGTGATCCGGCTCATGTTCTACACCAACGACTTCGACATCGAGGGGCTGATCGCCTCGTCCAACCTCGGGCACGGGCAGCGGGTCCGGCCCGACCTGATCCGTCGGGTGGTGGACGCCTACGGCGAAGCCCTGCCCAACCTCTTGCTCCATGACGATCGCTATCCGCCGGCCTCGGACCTCGCCGGGATAATCAAGGCGGGCCGACCGATCGCTGGGCCGAACGTCCCGGTCGAGCAGAGCGTCGGAGAGGGCAAGGACACAGAAGGCTCCGACTGGATCATCGAGGTCGTGGACCGGGATGACCCCCGGCCGCTCTGGGTCCTGATCTGGGGCGGTTCCGCCGACCTGGCTCAGGCCCTCTGGCGGGTGCGAGCGGATCGGAGCCCCGAGGACCTCGACCGATTCCTCGCCAGGCTCCGGGTCCACTCGATCGGCGACCAGGACGCGACCGGCCCCTGGATCAGGGACGAGTTCCCCGGCCTGTATACGATCATCCAGCGGCGGGCCTATCGGGGCATGTACCGGGGCGGCGATCCGGAGTTGGTCTCCTCCGATTGGGTCCGGGAGCACATCCACGGCCACGGCCCGCTGGGCGACCTCTACCCGGACTACGACGGTGGCGACATCTGGTCGAGGACGCTGGGCAGGGTGCGGGGGATCAAGGAGGGGGACACGCCGTCGTTCCTCTCGCTGATCCCCAACGGCCTGGGCGACACCGAGGACCCCTGGCTGGGAAGCTGGGGCGGCCGGTTCGAGGGCGAGGGGCACCGGCTCGCCGACGTGGCCGACGCCGACCTGGACACCTCGGGAGACCCCGACCCGAGGATGTCATCGGTCTACAGGTGGCGCCCGGCGTTCCAGGCCGACTTCCGGGCCCGGCTCGACTGGTGCGCCGAGCCCTACGAGCAGGCCAACCACCCGCCGGTCGTCCGCATCGCAGGCGAGCGGGATCGGTCCGTGTCGCCCGGAGGGGTGATCACCCTGGACGCCGGGGCCTCATCCGACCCGGACGGCGACGAATTGAGCTTTGCCTGGTCGGTGTACCCGCAACCGGCCGACGCCGAGGCGATCCCCATCGAGGACCTGGGATCGGGCCTGGCCCGGCTCACGATCAACCCGGATGCCTCGGCGCGCACGATCCCGGTCCTGCTGACGGTCACGGACGACGGCGATCCGCCCCTGACCCGGTATGGGCGGGTGCTGGTCCGGGTCGATGAGGGCGGGGATTCCCGTCCGAGGTGA
- a CDS encoding methyltransferase family protein, whose protein sequence is MAIVPRILAVEAALAAILFTAAGRMDLPWFWAVLALHATLMAAGMLAIDPDLRKERLRPGPGGTSRRVRFFALPLVLAHLVVAGMDVGRFGWSGPMPVAVQAGALLGYAAGMGLSIWAMAANRFFSPVVRIQAERGHHVVSSGPYRFLRHPGYTGLLVGTVCGGIALGSWWSLLPLVPLVALFLHRTALEDRFLREGLVGYADYARRVRFRLVPGLW, encoded by the coding sequence ATGGCGATCGTCCCCCGCATCCTGGCCGTCGAGGCGGCCCTGGCCGCCATCCTCTTCACCGCAGCCGGGCGGATGGACCTGCCCTGGTTCTGGGCCGTCCTCGCCCTCCACGCCACGCTGATGGCCGCCGGCATGCTGGCCATCGACCCCGACCTCCGGAAGGAGCGGCTGCGACCGGGGCCGGGGGGCACGAGCCGCCGGGTAAGGTTCTTCGCCCTGCCTCTGGTGCTGGCCCACCTCGTCGTCGCCGGGATGGATGTCGGGCGGTTCGGCTGGTCCGGGCCGATGCCAGTCGCCGTGCAGGCCGGCGCCCTGCTGGGTTACGCCGCCGGCATGGGCCTGTCGATCTGGGCCATGGCAGCCAACCGGTTCTTCTCGCCGGTGGTCCGCATCCAGGCCGAGCGGGGGCACCACGTCGTCAGTTCCGGCCCCTACCGCTTCCTGCGGCACCCCGGCTACACGGGCCTACTCGTCGGGACGGTGTGCGGGGGGATCGCCCTGGGCTCGTGGTGGTCGCTGCTGCCGCTGGTGCCCCTGGTCGCCCTGTTCCTGCACCGCACGGCATTGGAGGACCGCTTCCTCCGGGAGGGCCTGGTCGGGTATGCCGACTACGCCCGGCGGGTGCGCTT
- a CDS encoding ketopantoate reductase family protein, translating into MRIAILGAGGVGGYYGGLLARAGHDVVMLARGPHLDALRRRGIEVRTPEGAFTAPVQATDAPEALGRADYAVVAVKNYSLPEVAPAARALAEDGAVVLPLLNGVEVVERLVKLGVPADSVLGGLTAISAARVGPGVVERYSTLQRVVVGEVAGGVSERAERIASALRQAGAEALVSGDIAVEVWRKFAFIASMAAACGLARSPIGPLWETAPGRLLIGRLVREAVAVARARGVALPEGEEESILRFFGTLPPDMKPSLLLDVEAGGPTEIDDLSGAVSRLGRLSGVETPVHDTATAALGGRGWDEAEAGG; encoded by the coding sequence ATGAGGATCGCCATCCTGGGGGCCGGGGGCGTCGGCGGCTACTACGGCGGCCTGCTGGCCCGCGCCGGCCACGATGTCGTCATGCTGGCCCGGGGGCCGCACCTGGACGCACTCCGACGGCGGGGCATCGAGGTCCGCACGCCGGAGGGGGCCTTCACCGCCCCGGTCCAGGCCACCGATGCCCCGGAGGCCCTTGGCCGGGCCGACTACGCCGTCGTCGCCGTCAAGAACTACTCCCTGCCGGAAGTCGCCCCGGCGGCGCGTGCCCTGGCCGAGGACGGTGCGGTGGTCCTACCGCTGCTCAACGGCGTCGAGGTGGTCGAGCGGCTGGTCAAGCTCGGCGTACCCGCCGACAGCGTGCTCGGCGGCCTGACCGCCATCAGTGCCGCCAGGGTCGGGCCGGGCGTCGTCGAGCGCTACAGCACGCTCCAGCGGGTCGTGGTCGGCGAGGTGGCCGGCGGGGTCTCCGAGCGGGCCGAGCGGATCGCCTCGGCCTTGCGGCAGGCCGGGGCCGAGGCCCTGGTCAGCGGCGACATCGCCGTGGAGGTGTGGCGGAAGTTCGCCTTCATCGCCTCGATGGCGGCGGCCTGCGGCCTGGCCCGCTCGCCGATCGGCCCGCTGTGGGAGACGGCCCCGGGCCGCTTGCTGATCGGGCGGCTGGTGCGGGAGGCGGTGGCCGTGGCCCGTGCCCGGGGCGTGGCCCTTCCCGAGGGGGAGGAGGAGAGCATCCTGCGGTTCTTCGGGACACTGCCCCCGGACATGAAACCGAGCTTGCTGCTGGACGTGGAGGCCGGCGGCCCGACGGAGATCGACGACCTCAGCGGGGCGGTCTCCCGTCTGGGGAGGCTCTCCGGGGTCGAGACGCCGGTGCATGACACGGCGACGGCGGCCCTGGGAGGTCGGGGTTGGGATGAGGCCGAGGCTGGGGGATGA
- a CDS encoding nucleoside hydrolase-like domain-containing protein → MAMIESRRCGRWAVPVLASLLLPTMALPSHADDGPEPEQRRVLVLTDIGNEPDDSQSMVRFLLYTNEFDVEGLVATTSTWLKDRINPEMIIERVAAYGQVRENLIKHADGYPTEASLRERIKEGRAEFGMAGVGAGKDSEGSDWIIEVADRDDPRPLWVPIWGGANTLAQALWKVKQTRSPEEVERFIARLRVYTISDQDDAGPWMRETFPDLFYIVSPGCDYASATWSGISGEKHYKFEGPDFSLVSNDWIDANVQHGHGPLGKLYPDTAYIMEGDTPSFLFLIPNGLNAPEHPEWGGWGGRYEEQNGFYTNTADTVVGSDGKAYTTGQATIWRWREAYQDDFAARMDWCVQPHEEANHPPVASLGHAEELHAKAGEVVRLDAAGSSDPDGDQISYEWMFYPEAGTYRGPLEIKDADKEQARLTAPGVEEPHVAHVILKVTDDGTPALTHYRRVRITFEPSGSKDRR, encoded by the coding sequence ATGGCCATGATCGAGTCGAGGAGGTGCGGGCGGTGGGCCGTCCCGGTCCTGGCGAGTCTGTTGCTGCCCACCATGGCGCTTCCGAGCCACGCCGACGATGGCCCCGAGCCGGAGCAGCGGCGGGTGCTGGTGCTGACGGACATCGGCAACGAGCCGGACGACTCGCAGTCGATGGTCCGGTTCCTGCTCTACACCAACGAGTTCGACGTGGAGGGCCTCGTCGCCACCACCTCCACCTGGCTCAAGGACCGCATCAACCCTGAGATGATCATCGAGCGGGTCGCCGCCTACGGCCAGGTCCGGGAGAACCTGATCAAGCATGCCGACGGCTACCCGACCGAGGCATCCCTCCGGGAGCGGATCAAGGAGGGGCGAGCCGAGTTCGGCATGGCCGGCGTCGGCGCGGGGAAGGACTCCGAGGGCTCGGACTGGATCATCGAGGTCGCCGACCGGGACGACCCCCGGCCGCTCTGGGTGCCGATCTGGGGCGGGGCCAACACGCTGGCCCAGGCCCTCTGGAAGGTCAAGCAGACCCGAAGCCCCGAGGAGGTCGAGCGGTTCATCGCCAGGCTGCGGGTCTACACGATCTCCGACCAGGACGACGCCGGCCCCTGGATGCGGGAGACGTTCCCGGACCTCTTCTACATCGTCAGCCCCGGCTGCGACTACGCCAGCGCCACATGGTCCGGCATCTCCGGGGAGAAGCACTACAAGTTCGAGGGGCCGGACTTCTCGCTGGTCTCCAACGACTGGATCGACGCCAACGTCCAGCACGGCCACGGGCCGCTGGGCAAACTCTACCCCGACACCGCCTACATCATGGAGGGAGACACGCCGTCGTTCCTGTTCCTGATCCCCAACGGGTTGAACGCCCCGGAGCACCCGGAGTGGGGCGGCTGGGGCGGGCGCTACGAGGAGCAAAACGGCTTCTACACCAACACCGCCGATACGGTCGTCGGGTCCGATGGCAAGGCTTACACCACGGGACAGGCGACGATCTGGCGCTGGCGGGAGGCGTACCAGGACGACTTCGCCGCCCGGATGGACTGGTGCGTCCAGCCGCATGAGGAGGCCAACCACCCGCCCGTGGCAAGCCTGGGGCACGCCGAGGAGCTTCACGCCAAGGCCGGAGAGGTCGTCCGGCTCGACGCCGCCGGCTCCTCCGACCCGGACGGGGATCAAATTTCATACGAGTGGATGTTCTACCCGGAGGCCGGCACGTATCGGGGGCCGCTGGAGATCAAGGACGCCGACAAGGAGCAGGCCCGCCTCACGGCCCCGGGAGTCGAGGAGCCGCATGTCGCCCACGTCATCCTCAAGGTGACCGATGACGGCACGCCAGCCCTGACCCACTACCGGAGGGTGCGGATTACCTTCGAGCCGTCCGGCAGCAAGGACCGGCGTTGA